One stretch of Prunus persica cultivar Lovell chromosome G1, Prunus_persica_NCBIv2, whole genome shotgun sequence DNA includes these proteins:
- the LOC18790881 gene encoding LOW QUALITY PROTEIN: carotenoid 9,10(9',10')-cleavage dioxygenase 1 (The sequence of the model RefSeq protein was modified relative to this genomic sequence to represent the inferred CDS: inserted 1 base in 1 codon; substituted 1 base at 1 genomic stop codon), with translation MASGSALRDHSKEKKKMAFSSYANLQVHGSFQNPFIFHGLNHLKTSLSSSVKPLFKELQQLLPRKVDVSKTMKNTSGKMLDALVDSIFQFVDQPLLPSQKNFAPVEEIGDHVEVTWTEGEIPADFAEGVFIRNGINPLFGGLKSAVSIFRQTQHTWVEGEGMLHALYFKKDHDGSWIISYNNRYVETETFKLEKQKHNKPCFLPALEGDAAAVVAAYILNGLRFGTINKHLSNTNVFEHSGRLHXHSKLHXTLETICDWNVNGAWNRPFTSHPKKAPNSGKLVIMGVDAKKPYYVLGVISADGKLLHKVDLEFKRSTLSHDIGVTQKYNVIIDHPLTVDVKRVTMGGPLLKYEKEEYARIGVMPRYGDAESVKWFEVQTNCTFHILNCFEEANEVVVRGCRALTSFLPGPDGVLNKYEWFSKGFNFADDHSAETGYLFSRLYEWRLNMVSGNVEERNLTGTDFSMDFPFINEQVTGLKHKYGYTQVIDSMASSDTGMGKYGSLAKLYLEESNSTSFVQEGKCEDLIKVEYHKFEEKNFCSGSVFVARHGGKGMEEDDGWIVTFVHNEETDVTQVHVIDAKKFESEPIAKLTLPQRVPYGFHATFVSMPCQS, from the exons ATGGCCTCAGGTTCTGCATTACGAGATCAtagcaaagagaaaaaaaaaatggcattCTCTTCTTATGCTAATTTACAAGTGCACGGGTCTTTCCAAAACCCTTTCATCTTCCACGGCTTAAATCACCTCAAAACCTCACTTTCCTCGTCTGTTAAG CCTCTATTCAAAGAGTTGCAGCAATTGCTTCCAAGGAAGGTCGATGTTTCTAAAACCATGAAAAACACTTCTGGGAAGATGTTAGATGCACTTGTGGACTCTATTTTCCAGTTTGTAGATCAACCGTTACTCCCATCTCAG AAAAACTTTGCACCAGTGGAAGAGATTGGAGACCATGTTGAGGTTACCTGGACCGAAGGAGAAATTCCCGCTGATTTTGCTGAAGGTGTTTTCATAAGAAATG GCATAAATCCTTTATTCGGAGGTTTAAAATCAGCAGTGTCGATTTTCAGACAAACACAGCACACTTGGGTAGAGGGAGAAGGCATGCTTCATGCACTCTACTTCAAAAAAGATCATGATGGAAGTTGGATTATCTCCTACAACAACAGATATGTTGAGACTGAAACATTTAAGCTAGAGAAACAGAAGCATAATAAGCCATGTTTCTTACCAGCCCTAGAAGGAGATGCAGCAGCAGTTGTAGCAGCATATATTCTAAATGGG TTGCGGTTTGGCACAATCAATAAACACTTGAGCAACACCAATGTTTTTGAGCATTCAGGAAGGCTCCATTGACATTCCAAGCTCC TGACATTAGAAACTATTTGTGATTGGAATGTCAATGGAGCTTGGAATCGACCTTTCACCAGCCATccaaag AAAGCTCCAAACTCCGGAAAGCTAGTCATAATGGGGGTAGATGCAAAGAAACCTTACTATGTTTTGGGTGTTATCTCTG CTGATGGAAAATTACTGCATAAGGTTGATCTCGAGTTCAAAAGAAGTACGCTTAGCCATGATATAGGAGTCACACAGAa GTACAATGTAATCATTGATCATCCCCTCACGGTTGATGTAAAGAGAGTTACCATGGGTGGCCC ATTATTGAAGTATGAAAAGGAAGAGTATGCAAGGATTGGAGTGATGCCACGTTATGGTGATGCAGAGTCAGTCAAGTGGTTTGAGGTACAAACCAATTGCACATTTCACATTCTCAATTGCTTTGAGGAGGCTAATGag GTTGTAGTGAGGGGATGCAGGGCTCTCACATCCTTCTTGCCAGGTCCTGATGGTGTACTTAACAAATATGAGTGGTTCTCAAAAGGGTTCAACTTTGCAGATGATCATTCTGCAGAGACCGGATATTTGTTTTCTCGTTTATATGAATGGAGATTGAACATGGTCTCTGGAAATGTGGAGGAGAGAAATTTAACCGGAACTGATTTCTCCATGGATTTTCCTTTCATCAATGAACAAGTAACTGGTTTGAAACACAAGTATGGCTATACACAGGTCATTGATTCTATGGCAAGCTCTGACACtg GCATGGGAAAATATGGATCTCTAGCCAAATTATATTTGGAGGAATCGAATTCTACGTCATTTGTG CAGGAGGGAAAGTGTGAGGATTTGATAAAAGTTGAATACCATAAGTTTGAGGAGAAAAACTTTTGCAGTGGAAGCGTTTTTGTGGCTAGGCATGGAGGGAAAGGCATGGAGGAAGATGATGGTTGGATTGTCACTTTTGTCCACAATGAAGAAACTGATGTCACCCAA GTTCATGTAA